The Micropterus dolomieu isolate WLL.071019.BEF.003 ecotype Adirondacks linkage group LG23, ASM2129224v1, whole genome shotgun sequence DNA window CCACCGTTAAAGCCAGCATGTTCttgctgtctctttctttcgtctttcctccttcctttctCCCGTCTTGCCCTCCTTCCACCTTTTTGTAAAAACCTACAGGCATTCGTTCATGTGATGATCATCTGGTCTCATACAGTTGAGGCACAAACAGGAAATGGCCCCAGTAATCTCAGAAGTAGCTCTTAAAATCCAGTGACCAgcaatccacacacacacacacacacacacacacacacacacacacacacacacacacacacacacacacacacacacaccaacacactgcGTTTTTCTGAGAGCTGCTGTGAGCTCCAGTAATGTCGGGTTATGGATGCTGGCCTCAGAGACTTTGCGGCTGCTCCCGGGCACACATGATGCCTGCAGtatgccaccacacacagagaatCCCAAAAATAAAAGGCTTGAGTCATTTTGGCGTTGGCATTTTGTGGAATTATTTTGGGGTTtgaaaatgtgtatgtgtgttttgtaagCTTCAGACTCAGATGACAGGTGTTGACAGCAGTTTTGCCACACTTCGCCATTGGTTGCCCTGCGGAGAAAACCGCTCTGTCTCCTGTCAGTCACTAACTAACAAAACtcattctctctttttattctttttttctgactCTCTCATACAGATTCCCTGTTTCCAATTGATATTTCCTCAGTGAAAAGGGACCACGACTTTTTGGACCGGGATCTGGTGGAGCCTCTATGTCGGTAAGGAcacttgcacaaacacacatatgcacactgTACACATACAGACGTGCCCAAATTTGTTGGTACCCTTACAGCTCATTGAAATAATGCTTCATTCCTCCTGAGAACTGATGAAATTAAAAGCTATTTTATCATGTATACttgcatgcctttggtatgtcatagaataaagcaaagaagctgtgaaaagaaatgaattatTGCTTATTCTACAAAGATATTCTAAAATGGCCCGGACACATTTGTTGGTACCCCTTagaaaagataataaataattggaTTATAGTGATATTTCAAACTAATTAGTTTCTTTAATTAGTATCACACATGTCTCCAATCTTGTAATCAGTCATTCAGCCTATTTAAATGGAGAAAAGTAGTCACTGTGCTGTTTGGTATCATTGTGTGCACCACACTGAACATGGACCAGAGAAAGCAAAGGAGAGAGTTGTCTGAGGAgatcagaaagaaaataatagacAAGCATGGTAAAGGTAAAGGCTACAAGACCATCTCCAAGCAGCTTGATGTTCCTGTGACAACAGTTGCAAATATTATTAAGAAGTTTAAGGTCCATGGAACTGTAGCCAACCTCCCTGGGCGCGGCCGCAAGAGGAAAATCGACCCCAGATTGAACAGAAGGATAGTGCGAATGGTAGAAAAAGAACCAAGGATAACTGCCAAAGAGATACAAGNNNNNNNNNNNNNNNNNNNNNNNNNNNNNNNNNNNNNNNNNNNNNNNNNNNNNNNNNNNNNNNNNNNNNNNNNNNNNNNNNNNNNNNNNNNNNNNNNNNNCAAAACGTTGGACTATTCTGAAGTGGCCTTCTATGAGTCCTGATCTGAATCCTATCGAACATCTATGGAAAGAGCTGAAACTTGCAGTCTGGAGAAGGCACCCATCAAACCTGAGACAGCTGGAGCAGTTTGCTCAGGAAGAGTGGGCCAAACTACCTGTTAACAGGTGCAGAGGTGTCATTGAGAGCTACAGAAAACGTTTGATTGCAGTGATTGCCTCTAAAGGTTGTGCAACAAAATATTAGGTTAGCGGTCCCATCATTTTTGTCCatgccattttcatttgttttattatttacaatattatgttgaataaacaatcaaaagaaaagtctgattTCTATTAAATGTGGAATAAACAATGGTGGATGCCAAttacttttgtcagtttcaagttatttCAGTGAAAATTGTGCATTCTTCGTTTTTTGTGGAGGGGTACCAACAAATTTGGGCACGTCTGTATACACTCACTCATGCGTGTACACATTTAACACCAGTGAAATCACACATTCCTTTTCTCGCGTGCCCCCGCTTCTGTAGTCTGACTTGTCCCTGCAGTCTGGTGGTAACCGCTAATCACTAGATGCCTGACCTCGACCCCTAATGAAGTCCCCATCCCTGTCTCTCGCCCAAACACCCATGCTTTGATCTGGtcacctcccctcccctctgCCACACTCTGATCTCCCATTCAAGATGCAGAGACCCTCAGGGGGCAAAACAGGGGGGCTGAGGGTAATGGGGAAAGAGTGAGGGGATGCCAGTATATTTTACCAGCTGGctttgaatgtgtgttttaagtCCCTTTCCACACCTCTATGATCTTTCCTTTTTCACATCTCCCCCTCTTCACTTCTCATTGAAGTTTTCACCAGCAtactttcccccccccccttatctttttctctcctctctatTCACTTGTGCCTCTCCAATGTCTATGGTAGAAGAGGGTGTGGTAATTATAGCATTAGTGATTCTTCACAGCTATATTGCAAGACAGTACACCCTGAGAGCTGTCTCAGGAGCTGTAAAACACACTCATAATGAGCTCTCCCTTGTTCATGCATCACTCTTTACATTGTTTCTTTCCAGTACAGTTTAAATTTTAGATTATATACTTGTGCTTGCAAGAATACAAAGTGTATGAAGCCTAGAATTCTAGATCTGTATGAATAGACTAACAAAACTCAAAGCTAGAAAGAATTGTTTGTACCATCCTGCAGCAGAAATACAGGGTGTGGAGACGCCAGTGGCTCCTTCTGTATATTTTTAAACTTGAATGTTTACTGAAAGACAGTTGATATGACAGCTGCTTCTTCCTATTGGTATTTTTCTGGTTTATACTGTAGTAACAAGCAATCCCTTGTCTGCCGGTTTGTATGAGAGGACAAAGAAAGTAAACAGTGGGCAAAGGAGGATTTCTCACTTCAAATAACAGAGGTCACAAGccccaaaacatatttttaatgatCCCATCTTGAAAGGCACCAACACAGACACCACTGTCCCAGCCAGACGCTGTTCATGTCCCCTGAGAAGGCGGGGAGAAAGTGGGTGCAGACTACACAGAGATATTTTGGTTAGGAGGTTGCCCCCAGCTCTCCAGAGTACGGGATTGGAAGGGGGTGGGGATGGGTGACAGTCAGATGAAGGGAGGGAAGTGGAGGGGAGGAGCTGGCTGTTTGGAGATGCACTCCTTGAGAGTAAGGATTAGTCCCAGTGGAGTGATGCCAGAGATGTCTCCATCTCTGGCATCACTCCACTGGGAAATCAGGGAAGAAATCAGGGGATGAAAGGCAAAAAGAGGGAGGGGAACGGGATAGACAGAGTGTAATGAGAAGGATAGTGTCAGAAATGAAGATCAAAGAGGTAAATGAAGAGGCATGTCTGAGACTGACTGATCAGGCAAGGAAAGGAAGACAGTGAAAGTGAGGAATGAGAGATGAGAGAGTGAAAGTGAGCGCTAAGAGAGTGCACACAGTAACAGTTAGAACATATCCAAACTACCAACACTAGCACGTTTGAAtgactgtgtgttcatgtgtgtgttgcagacGTCTAAATACTCTGAACAAGTGTGCCTCCATGAAACTGGATGTCAGCCACCCCAAGAAGAAAGTAAGATCATCCTTGTTTCAACTGCAAGACATCATCTTAACAaactctttgttgttgttttgctgtgttttgtcagCCGTCATGAATGGACACATTTTCTGTATCAATATCTTTGTGGCAGATTTTAAAGTTTATTAATTGTTCATTAACAATTTATTGCCATGTAGGCTGTGTTCACACTGTGTTCCAGTTGGTTTAAAGGCTGGTGAAAAATCTGTCAATCTGGATCACATAATTAAGAGAGTGACTGACTCCAAACCACAAATTGTGTTAAATGGACATTTTGACAGGTGTGGTTAATTATCCAACCAGCCCAGGGAGATCAACGTCTCCAAATAATTAACAATTCAAGGAGTACACAATGAAAAATCTATtaaatctaaatatataaatttaaaatattgcacataaaaagaaaatctccAGTGATATATATCACATTGTTCCATTAACAGCAACTGCGGACAGCTATCACCAAGAAGCTATAGCCAAAGGACATTtaaatttacaagaaatgtTCCATTTCATATTCTTGGTTCTGATCTCTTGGTGTCAGACTTTGAAATGCAAGGATATAAAAACTCTTCCTTTGGAAATTGGTTTGAACAACTGCACAGAGACCCTCTATAAAAGTGGACCTTGGTCTGCTTCCATGGGACCTCTGGTGCAGTTcattaaactaaaacaaaacaacagtgtgATATGGATACATACGTATATGAATTCAAAAGCTAAACAAAACTAATTTAACCAATTTGTCTGTTGATCGAGGTAAACGTTTTCCCAGTTATGGCAGAcacaaatacttattttccagGTATTTCTGCATGAGCTCTAGAGAGAATGAAAACTTCAAGTTCAGTATAAGTTACTGTCActataataacatttttttgattttaccatgtgaacattttgaacatttacCATGTGACGCTGTGTTTAAAACGCTTGATTGATTTGTAGTACTAGAAGTATTAtaaaacaatcaatcatgattctTGCTGAGTCTACGCCAAAAGAACTATATGTGTGAGCACAAACTAAAAGGGAATCTAGTAACGAATATCTAATGCATTCTTTTATCTTTCCATAGGGTGATGACTCTGATGAAGATGACCCGCTGGCTATCAGTAAAAGGTGGACATTCGAGTGGAGCAGCCGACGTTGGTCTCGCCTACAAGACTTCCTATTGGACGGCACCAATGAAAGCAGCCCGACAGGTCAGGGCGGGGTTCTGCAcagcacagtgagcagtgaGAGTGTGCTGACTGACCTAAGCGAGCAGGAGATCACAGAAGTCTCCTCTTTGCACAGTGAGGACTCGGCCTCCGCCATGCCTGACTCTATATCTATGGCATCTCTCTCCGCTTCCTACCAATCACCCAGGGAACTCCCACACTACAACTCCCTGCCAATCAAGAGCAGCTGCCATGGGCAAGGAGGGCGGAGTAAAGCCAAAGAGTTCTTGCGTCGCATGGAATTAATGCGCACTTGGGGGCCCTCGACGAGGCGGAAAAGCTCAAATCGCAGGCCAGCGCTGGTAATAAGTGGGCCGGTGTTACAGGGGGAGGAGCCTCACGCTCTGCAGATGCTCCAGTGTACTCCCATTAGCCAATTAGAACACAGTCCTAAACACAACCACCAAACTGATGGTGACACTTCCCGTGTTtccattataaataataataaagaccAATCCACGGTGAGTATGAGTCCCAGCAGTGAAACAGTAGTGCCCAGAGTGAAGGAGCCCGTGTGTACAAAACCCCGCATTGCTAGCAAGAGAAGCAGCATGTATCTGGAAGATATGGAGCTGCCTTCTCAGGGTAAGAGGACTGAAGGGCAAAGCCAGTTTGGCAGAAACCAGTTTCACTCGTATGAAAACCTCCTTGTTCATATCCCCAAAGACCATAAACCAGGCACCTTTCCAAAAGCTCTATCCATAGAGAGCCTGGCACCTTCCCCCGGTGACAGGAACAATGGCCCCCAAACAGGGGCCCAAACTTCTCCACCCAACAATGGCCTAGGTGAGCCTTGGTCTGATAAACCTCTGTCCAAGCCCCCCTGTCCTGGAGCACCTCGAGGGAGCAGGGTGAGTGTTTATGACAACGTGCCTGGCTCCCACCTTTACGCCAGCACAGGAGACCTGCTGGACTTAGAGAAAGAGGACAATCTGTTCCCTCACCTAGATGACATCATCCAGCACGTCAGCGGTTTGCAGCAAATAGTGGACCACTGGAGCCGCAGTGTGCTGCCCGAGACTGAAAcaggggaggtggaggaggagagggagggtaGGACTACACCCAGTGAAGGCGAGAGAGATGGAGTCTCCTTAAACGACACTGATTCAACAGGGACCAGTCGGGAGAGGCGGGACTCTGGCGTTGGGGCCTCACTGACAAGACCACGGTGAGTAGCTGTTCAGACATTTAAaagggttttgtttttgtagttttgggcCTCATTTTTATTggttattataacattttactCGCCAAAGTAATGACTAAGATCATGCCGACATCACTACAGTGaaatcaaagacaaaaacaagataGGAAACAAGTGGTCAGACAGTCAGGCAGATTGTAAACAAGCCAACAGTTTAACCTGATCATCGAAACCACTTTTTTGAAGGTAAAACCTAAAGTGAGGGcacacaaaatgtcaacaataGTCATTGCAAAGGTAAACTGTGGTGTGGTAGGTCAAAGGTTAACCAGAAAGTTAGTCTAGAAACGTTCTTTAAATTGACCTGGCAAGGCCTTTACATTGATTCAATCACTAACTAACTCTGTGTCTCTCATTCTTTACTGGTGTTTTCTACCCATCCCAGTCTTCGGTGGCCCAGTTTCCGAACTTCTGATCATCTCAACCAGCCGGCATCTTCACTGCAGATCGGGAGCCAATCAGCGGGCCAGCTCAGCCTGCTGCAGAAGTTCTCTTTGCTTCGCCTCACCGCCATCATGGAGAAATACTCAATGTCCAATAAACATGGCTGGACATGGTGGGTGTACACTCTACCACATGCATGTGGATCATATCACGTCTTTGTCCGTATGTTTCTCACCTCTTCTCTGCAGTGTGGCTATTTGCTAATATTCTATGCATTAATTCTTAATTCAGGGAATTTACAAGATGTGATGTCAAACAGTTAGACATCACTTTTGCTCATTTTTTCACTGAATTCTCCTAtacaaaaatctcttttactCTTCTCTTCTTATTGCCTTATTATCTTTCATGCCAACTAAGGAAGATaagctctgtttgtgtgtgacagtttTTGAAATGGCCTCTGCTTCCTTCAACTTCTCTACATCAGAGCTGAAACAGCAGGACTATATGCACAATCAACATCTTCCCACATGTTTTAAAAACCATAACATCCACTTCACTTAGCAGCCAGTTACAATGGGTTCGTGCATGATTAGTTTATCAAAGGCATCAATGTCGCTCATAAACTGGCTTTAGATTCTCAGTCGCATGACCTGCAAGCACAAGCACGTCCTTGTGTTGTTAATGATCAGtcttgttcatttttattgtcCCCAAGAGGGAAATTCTGTTGACCAGCAGAGGAAGAGATAGATAATGAAAGCAGAGGCCGCTCTTTCTCCCACACACTTCCCTAATTATTTTCTGTCTATCGCTCCCAGGTCTGTGCCCAAGTTTATGAAGCGCATGAAGGTGCCAGACTACAAAGAGAAGAGTGTGTTTGGTGTTCCCCTCATCATCCATGTCCAGCGCTGTGGTTTTCCGCTCCCTCTGTGTTTACAGCAGGCCCTCAGCCACCTCCGAACACACTGTCTGGACCAGGTTAGAGAGGAAAACAGCTTTTACAAGACTGGATTAGAGTCTGTTCATTTCCTCTCACTGTAGGGCTAAACTAGTTATTCACATTTCAAATATGAGACAGCTGACACAAAGCAAATAAGTGCCTTGTTTTTTGTTCCCATCTTCCCCATTGGCTTTGCCCGACTCTTCTTTCCTCCCTGTGTCAGGTGGGATTGTTCCGCAAGTCCGGCGTGAAGTCTCGTATTCAGGCTCTGAGGCAGCAGTGTGAGCTGTCCCCTGACTCTGTAAACTACGAGGACCAGTCAGCTTACGACGTGGCCGACATGGTCAAACAGTTCTTCAGAGACTTGCCAGAGCCTCTGCTAACAAGCAAGCTGGGGGAAACCTTCCTGCATATTTACCAGTGTAAGTTGCCTCGGAGCTATGAATGCTGCAACATGTTGGCGCAGCTGACGCCACATGCCTCAGAGGAAGTGACTGTAAAGTTTTTAATTGGTTAGCTGGCTTTAGTGGAAATTCAAGTAAGCAAACTGTGGGTCATTTGTTCGTTTGTTCAGAGTTTCAAATCATCACAGTTTTCCCAAGGTGCTCTGGCCAAGGAGATAATTTGAATATGGATTGGTGACAGCCAACCAGTAAAGTGATATTAAGCTCACAGGCTGACACCGTTAACCAAATCTGATAGAAACAGTGTCCAATTTTAGCTACTTACCGGATGTATGATTTATGTGTATGTAATTTGCATATGTGCACGAAAAGACTACATCAAAGATTGGATGTTGGGAAGTGTGACCTATTTTTTGATCCATTGTTGCTTCTCACTTGCTCTTTGCTTTTGACTTTAGATGTCCCAAAGGAGCAGAGGTTGCAGGCCGTCAGGGCGGCCATTTTGTTGATGCCAGATGAAAACAGGGAGGTTCTGCAGACATTGCTCTACTTCCTACGCGATGTCACTTCCTTGGTGGAGGAGAACCAGATGACGCCGATGAACCTGGCTGTTTGTCTGGGGCCTTCGCTCTTCCATCTCAGCATACTGAAGAACGAGACGCTGTCGCCAAGGTACATATGCGAACTGATCAAAAACAATGATCGAAGGGTGTTATTATTATGAACTGCTGGGTTGTCCCCTCTACACTGACCTTCAAGAACTGGTTTAATGAATCAAAGCCTTTTATTGCTTTGGGGAAAATAACTATTGCTGTGTTAAATAAACTACAACACGGGGTCCAAGAGAAGATTATATCCTGATTTTATGATGTTAGATTCAGTTTAGATTAACTTTAAAACCACATTATTTATGTTactcttcttttttaaaacatttttatataatcaTTAGAATCTAAATAAAGGTGAATAGTTATTaagataaaagaaaacagcTGCATTCACAAAGGCAGAATAGTGTTTTTTTGACTTGTTAAATGGCTTTACAGACCCTGTTGATTTTCTTCATatgtcttattttgttgttgtttttaattctgcttattatttatttatttatttaccaatGCCCATTAATTAACAATTGAGTTTACACATCAATGTCAATGTACCAGAGTTAGCAAATGAGCTAAATTTCTTTCATAGTCCCTGGTCAGGTTATAACAAAAGGGTGCCTAAATATTACAATTGTGGCCGGTCGTAGTACTACTTGTAATAGGAGTTGTACAAGTACTGTCAACCAGTGTTACTACTCCTATTACTGCTATTATGGTCTCTTATGTAATTTGCCACCATGACAAATTGAAGGTTCAGCCATGTTATTTTGATGTTATTTATGTTGGTTGCTGTACATATCAGTAGAGACATTTTATAGTGATGTGATCACTAATTTTATAATGATCAGCTAACTTACATAATATCTTTATGCATGTTTGGGAACTTGCCTTTTTTTCAACAAGTGCATTCTTCTGTCCTTCCAATGTTGATGCTCACACAATTTATGTTCTGCATATTCTGTATAATTTCTATTCATCAAGGTCAATCCAAAGAAAGTACACTACGGGCCGCCCCGATCAGAAAGACCTGAGTGAGAACCTGGCCGC harbors:
- the stard13a gene encoding stAR-related lipid transfer protein 13 isoform X2, with amino-acid sequence MTTQRRSAKLQLRRSISEQLRDSTSKAWDLLWRNVRERRLAEIEAKEACDWLRAAGFPQYAQLYEDSLFPIDISSVKRDHDFLDRDLVEPLCRRLNTLNKCASMKLDVSHPKKKGDDSDEDDPLAISKRWTFEWSSRRWSRLQDFLLDGTNESSPTGQGGVLHSTVSSESVLTDLSEQEITEVSSLHSEDSASAMPDSISMASLSASYQSPRELPHYNSLPIKSSCHGQGGRSKAKEFLRRMELMRTWGPSTRRKSSNRRPALVISGPVLQGEEPHALQMLQCTPISQLEHSPKHNHQTDGDTSRVSIINNNKDQSTVSMSPSSETVVPRVKEPVCTKPRIASKRSSMYLEDMELPSQGKRTEGQSQFGRNQFHSYENLLVHIPKDHKPGTFPKALSIESLAPSPGDRNNGPQTGAQTSPPNNGLGEPWSDKPLSKPPCPGAPRGSRVSVYDNVPGSHLYASTGDLLDLEKEDNLFPHLDDIIQHVSGLQQIVDHWSRSVLPETETGEVEEEREGRTTPSEGERDGVSLNDTDSTGTSRERRDSGVGASLTRPRLRWPSFRTSDHLNQPASSLQIGSQSAGQLSLLQKFSLLRLTAIMEKYSMSNKHGWTWSVPKFMKRMKVPDYKEKSVFGVPLIIHVQRCGFPLPLCLQQALSHLRTHCLDQVGLFRKSGVKSRIQALRQQCELSPDSVNYEDQSAYDVADMVKQFFRDLPEPLLTSKLGETFLHIYQYVPKEQRLQAVRAAILLMPDENREVLQTLLYFLRDVTSLVEENQMTPMNLAVCLGPSLFHLSILKNETLSPRSIQRKYTTGRPDQKDLSENLAATQGLAHMITECQHLFQIPEEMVTQSRNSYMEAELMVPPLDELCKAHEEVDEDEEVDEEEEGSYHAHLERLIQSLLEEAKDKSKGWVSRSTADHTELAFKKVGDGNPLRRWRVCVEVSATPSEVLQRLLRERPLWQTELQQEKVLETLDKQTDVYQYSCRNMAPQPSCDFVVLRSWRTDLCKGSCALVCVSVEHDDSPRMGSVRGVVLESQYLLEPCGTGRTRLTHISRVDLRGRSQEWYNKAFGHLCVNEAQMIRSSFQSLDQTSTEAKI
- the stard13a gene encoding stAR-related lipid transfer protein 13 isoform X3; amino-acid sequence: MRASKIEAKEACDWLRAAGFPQYAQLYEDSLFPIDISSVKRDHDFLDRDLVEPLCRRLNTLNKCASMKLDVSHPKKKGDDSDEDDPLAISKRWTFEWSSRRWSRLQDFLLDGTNESSPTGQGGVLHSTVSSESVLTDLSEQEITEVSSLHSEDSASAMPDSISMASLSASYQSPRELPHYNSLPIKSSCHGQGGRSKAKEFLRRMELMRTWGPSTRRKSSNRRPALVISGPVLQGEEPHALQMLQCTPISQLEHSPKHNHQTDGDTSRVSIINNNKDQSTVSMSPSSETVVPRVKEPVCTKPRIASKRSSMYLEDMELPSQGKRTEGQSQFGRNQFHSYENLLVHIPKDHKPGTFPKALSIESLAPSPGDRNNGPQTGAQTSPPNNGLGEPWSDKPLSKPPCPGAPRGSRVSVYDNVPGSHLYASTGDLLDLEKEDNLFPHLDDIIQHVSGLQQIVDHWSRSVLPETETGEVEEEREGRTTPSEGERDGVSLNDTDSTGTSRERRDSGVGASLTRPRLRWPSFRTSDHLNQPASSLQIGSQSAGQLSLLQKFSLLRLTAIMEKYSMSNKHGWTWSVPKFMKRMKVPDYKEKSVFGVPLIIHVQRCGFPLPLCLQQALSHLRTHCLDQVGLFRKSGVKSRIQALRQQCELSPDSVNYEDQSAYDVADMVKQFFRDLPEPLLTSKLGETFLHIYQYVPKEQRLQAVRAAILLMPDENREVLQTLLYFLRDVTSLVEENQMTPMNLAVCLGPSLFHLSILKNETLSPRSIQRKYTTGRPDQKDLSENLAATQGLAHMITECQHLFQIPEEMVTQSRNSYMEAELMVPPLDELCKAHEEVDEDEEVDEEEEGSYHAHLERLIQSLLEEAKDKSKGWVSRSTADHTELAFKKVGDGNPLRRWRVCVEVSATPSEVLQRLLRERPLWQTELQQEKVLETLDKQTDVYQYSCRNMAPQPSCDFVVLRSWRTDLCKGSCALVCVSVEHDDSPRMGSVRGVVLESQYLLEPCGTGRTRLTHISRVDLRGRSQEWYNKAFGHLCVNEAQMIRSSFQSLDQTSTEAKI
- the stard13a gene encoding stAR-related lipid transfer protein 13 isoform X1, whose amino-acid sequence is MEATDNSMTVMEDVDAVVDMDSVATSETANDSPYCEDNANGMETDEKEDVTGGVVIGKFTHPTNEAVADSVDNARDDVESADIFRTGDSAYSADLIDSRNMEIDDLVGGMDHSAKEDSNDCESDSESTNEGTCLEAMTPYGQDYYLRLGGTPRQRSALRLSRIIARQQLLRRLSQEIEAKEACDWLRAAGFPQYAQLYEDSLFPIDISSVKRDHDFLDRDLVEPLCRRLNTLNKCASMKLDVSHPKKKGDDSDEDDPLAISKRWTFEWSSRRWSRLQDFLLDGTNESSPTGQGGVLHSTVSSESVLTDLSEQEITEVSSLHSEDSASAMPDSISMASLSASYQSPRELPHYNSLPIKSSCHGQGGRSKAKEFLRRMELMRTWGPSTRRKSSNRRPALVISGPVLQGEEPHALQMLQCTPISQLEHSPKHNHQTDGDTSRVSIINNNKDQSTVSMSPSSETVVPRVKEPVCTKPRIASKRSSMYLEDMELPSQGKRTEGQSQFGRNQFHSYENLLVHIPKDHKPGTFPKALSIESLAPSPGDRNNGPQTGAQTSPPNNGLGEPWSDKPLSKPPCPGAPRGSRVSVYDNVPGSHLYASTGDLLDLEKEDNLFPHLDDIIQHVSGLQQIVDHWSRSVLPETETGEVEEEREGRTTPSEGERDGVSLNDTDSTGTSRERRDSGVGASLTRPRLRWPSFRTSDHLNQPASSLQIGSQSAGQLSLLQKFSLLRLTAIMEKYSMSNKHGWTWSVPKFMKRMKVPDYKEKSVFGVPLIIHVQRCGFPLPLCLQQALSHLRTHCLDQVGLFRKSGVKSRIQALRQQCELSPDSVNYEDQSAYDVADMVKQFFRDLPEPLLTSKLGETFLHIYQYVPKEQRLQAVRAAILLMPDENREVLQTLLYFLRDVTSLVEENQMTPMNLAVCLGPSLFHLSILKNETLSPRSIQRKYTTGRPDQKDLSENLAATQGLAHMITECQHLFQIPEEMVTQSRNSYMEAELMVPPLDELCKAHEEVDEDEEVDEEEEGSYHAHLERLIQSLLEEAKDKSKGWVSRSTADHTELAFKKVGDGNPLRRWRVCVEVSATPSEVLQRLLRERPLWQTELQQEKVLETLDKQTDVYQYSCRNMAPQPSCDFVVLRSWRTDLCKGSCALVCVSVEHDDSPRMGSVRGVVLESQYLLEPCGTGRTRLTHISRVDLRGRSQEWYNKAFGHLCVNEAQMIRSSFQSLDQTSTEAKI